DNA from Anaerolineae bacterium:
GTGCTGGTCATCTGGGTGCCGGTGTTCCTGTATTTTCTCGTGCGCGGCATTTTGGACAGGCCGGCGGCTGTGCCGGCGGGGCTGGCGCTCGGTATCTTCCTGTGGACGCTGACGGAATATGTCCTGCACCGCTTCGTCTTCCATTTTCATCCGAGAGCACCCTGGCAGGAGCGGATCGCCTTCCTCTTCCACGGCGTGCACCATGCCCAGCCGATGGTGAAGACGCGGCTGGTGATGCCGCCGGCGGTCAGCATCCCGCTGGCGGTGCTGTTCTATCTGCTGTTCAGGGCGTTTTTCTATGGGGTGGGGCTGTCCGCGTGGTTCGCGCCGGTCTTTGCCGGCTTCGTGGCGGGATACATCTCGTACGACATGATCCATTATGCCACGCATCACTTCCCGGTGCGCGGCTATTTCCGCTTCCTGAAACTGCACCACATGCGGC
Protein-coding regions in this window:
- a CDS encoding sterol desaturase family protein, producing the protein VLVIWVPVFLYFLVRGILDRPAAVPAGLALGIFLWTLTEYVLHRFVFHFHPRAPWQERIAFLFHGVHHAQPMVKTRLVMPPAVSIPLAVLFYLLFRAFFYGVGLSAWFAPVFAGFVAGYISYDMIHYATHHFPVRGYFRFLKLHHMRHHFKTPDQRFGVSSPLWDWVFRTLPAD